The proteins below are encoded in one region of Lactuca sativa cultivar Salinas chromosome 3, Lsat_Salinas_v11, whole genome shotgun sequence:
- the LOC128132960 gene encoding uncharacterized protein LOC128132960 yields the protein MPPRRNRTPTNVHEQELEECIMARMEERKDQMVDQLTNRMVELMNQGGQRSRTHSQVEDGEFGNPFGGSDSSYSEDRLERPPKRDHRSDNRRWEAGMRIDIPEFDRVSLNSEGFINYLATVEEVFEFKEVPGNKRVSMIATRLHGRASAWCQQLKLTRDRLGNSKETEEQHVARYIGGLWVQIMDSVNMFDLVYISKAHQRALVFEKQSRRVGSLSSTANIGGSSGTGGMVPHVVPNQQRPTSNSVGPNPRTTVSSCLKCFSCGETDDWQNDDAGENYEYPPVYDEEHQCEQEVVTGDVGYKDDVWCDVVAMDACHLLLGKPWEYDHNIDHIGRTNTYSFLFGGVKITLVPNKPKEPVSRPSGTLLTLNQFEDELEAKGEIFVLLGKEVAKEVEITEAMVPLLKEFADGFLNELPDGLPPLCDIEHHIDLQPGAQLPNRPHYRISPGEHEELRRQVEDLISKGHIRESMSLCAVPAC from the exons ATGCCTCCGAGGAGAAACAGGACGCCCACTAATGTTCATGAGCAAGAACTAGAAGAATGTATTATGGCACGAATGGAGGAGAGGAAGGATCAAATGGTTGACCAACTGACTAATAGGATGGTCGAACTGATGAATCAAGGAGGACAAAGGTCTCGAACACATTCTCAAGTGGAAGACGGTGAATTTGGGAACCCGTTCGGCGGCAGTGACAGTTCATATTCTGAAGACCGTCTAGAAAGGCCGCCAAAGCGTGATCATAGAAGTGATAATAGGCGTTGGGAGGCCGGAATGCGAATTGATATCCCAGAATTTGACAGAGTCAGTTTGAATTCGGAGGGTTTTATCAACTACTTGGCTACTGTTGAGGAAGTTTTTGAGTTCAAAGAAGTCCCTGGAAACAAAAGAGTGTCGATGATTGCTACCAGGCTACATGGTAGGGCATCTGCATGGTGCCAACAACTGAAACTGACACGAGACAGGCTCGGAAACTCAAAG GAGACAGAGGAACAACACGTTGCTCGATATATCGGGGGTCTATGGGTCCAAATCATGGACTCTGTAAATATGTTTGACCTAGTATATATTTCTAAAGCGCACCAACGGGCGTTGGTTTTTGAGAAACAAAGTCGTCGGGTGGGCAGTTTGTCTTCAACTGCCAATATTGGAGGAAGTTCCGGGACGGGTGGTATGGTACCCCATGTTGTGCCTAATCAACAAAGACCGACATCTAACAGTGTTGGACCAAATCCTAGGACAACTGTTAGTAGCTGcttgaagtgttttagttgtGGGGAGACAG ATGATTGGCAAAATGATGATGCCGGTGAAAATTACGAATATCCCCCTGTGTATGACGAAGAGCATCAATGCGAACAAGAAGTTGTAACTGGAGATGTGGG GTATAAAGATGATGTGTGGTGTGATGTGGTTGCTATGGATGCTTGTCATTTGTTGTTGGGCAAACCTTGGGAGTATGATCATAACATAGATCATATAGGGCGGACTAATACTTATAGTTTCTTGTTTGGTGGTGTGAAGATAACATTGGTTCCCAATAAGCCAAAGGAGCCAGTTTCGAGACCTTCGGGTACTCTTCTGACCCTGAATCAGTTTGAAGACGAGTTAGAGGCGAAAGGTGAAATTTTTGTATTGCTCGGGAAGGAAGTCGCTAAGGAGGTTGAAATTACTGAGGCTATGGTTCCTCTTCTCAAGGAATTCGCTGATGGTTTCCTTAATGAATTACCTGATGGTTTGCCACCTTTATGTGACATCGAGCATCATATTGATTTACAACCAGGAGCTCAGTTGCCGAATAGGCCACATTATAGAATAAGTCCCGGAGAGCATGAGGAGTTGCGACGACAGGTGGAGGACTTGATTTCAAAAGGTCATATTCGGGAGAGCATGAGCCTGTGTGCTGTTCCTGCTTGTTGA